The genome window CAAGTGGTCATTATGTCGATAAAAAAACCGATCAAGCACTACCTCCAGTTCTCCGATTTCACGTTGGAAGAGTACGAATATGTGATCGAACGCGCCCATCTGATCAAGCGCAAGTTCAAGAATTACGAAATCTACCATCCACTGATCGACCGCACCCTGGTGATGGTCTTTGAAAAGAACTCCACCCGCACGCGATTGTCGTTCGAAGCCGGCATGCACCAGCTGGGCGGCGCCGCCATCTACCTGAACACGCGCGATTCCCAGTTGGGCCGCGGCGAGCCGGTGGAAGACGCGGGCCAGGTCATGTCGCGCATGTGCGACATCATCATGGTGCGCACATTTGGCCAGGAAATCATCGAGCGTTTCGCCGCCAATTCGCGCGTGCCGGTGATCAATGGCCTGACCAATGAACACCACCCGTGCCAGGTGTTTGCCGACATCTTCACCTATATCGAACACCGCGGCTCGATCGCCGGCAAGGTCGTCGCCTGGATCGGCGACGCCAACAACATGCTGTACTCGTGGCTGCAGGCGGCCGAAGTGTTCGGCTTCCACGTCAACGTATCGACGCCGCAGGGCTACGACATCGACTTGTCGCAAGTCAAGACCGAGCGCTACACCTTCTTCGCCGACCCGTCCGACGCCTGTGCAGGCGCGCACCTGGTCAACACAGACGTGTGGACCAGCATGGGCTACGAAGCGGAAAACGCGGCCCGCATCGCCGCCTTCGACGGCTGGATCGTCGATGGCGCGAAGATGGCCCGCGCCGCGCCCGACGCCCTGTTCATGCACTGCCTGCCCGCCCACCGCGGCGAGGAAGTGGCCGCCGAGGTGATCGACGGCCCGCAATCGGTGGTGTGGGACGAGGCGGAAAACCGTCTGCACGTGCAAAAAGCGCTGATCGAATACCTGTTACTGGGTAAAATCCAATAATTCGCCAGGCACTGCAAGCATTCTGGCAGCATCGCAATACATACATCGACAACGACAACTGGAAGCAATATGAGCGACATTAAAAAAGTAGTCCTGGCCTATTCCGGCGGACTCGACACCTCCGTCATCCTGAAATGGCTGCAAGATAACTACCAGTGCGAAATCGTCACCTTCACGGCCGACCTGGGCCAGGGCGAAGAACTGGAACCGGCGCGCGCCAAGGCCATCAAATTCGGCATCAAGCCGGAAAACATCCATATCGAAGACGTACGCGAAGAATTCGTGCGCGATTTCGTCTTCCCGATGTTCCGCGCCAATACCGTGTACGAAGGCGAATACCTGCTGGGCACCTCGATCGCCCGCCCGCTGATCGCCAAGCGCCTGATCGAAATCGCCAACGCCACCGGCGCCGACGCCATCTCGCACGGCGCGACCGGCAAGGGCAACGACCAGGTGCGTTTCGAACTGGGCGCCTACGCGCTGAAGCCTGGCGTGAAAATCATCGCCCCATGGCGCGAGTGGGATCTGCTGTCGCGCGAAAAGCTGCTGAAGTACGCGGAAGACGCCGGCATCGACATCGACATGAAGCACAAGAACGGCGGCGCGCCGTACTCGATGGACGCCAACTTGCTGCACATCAGCTTTGAAGGCCGTCACCTGGAAAACCCGAGCGCCGAAGCGGAAGAAAGCATGTGGCGCTGGACCGTCAGCCCTGAAAAGGCGCCGGACGAAGCGGAATATCTGGACATCGAATACGAAAAAGGCGACATCGTCGCCATCAACGGCGTGCGCATGTCGCCCGCCACCGTGCTGGCCGAACTGAACAAAGTTGGCGGCAAGCATGGCGTGGGACGCCTGGACCTGGTGGAAAACCGCTACGTCGGCATGAAATCGCGCGGCTGCTATGAAACCCCGGGCGGCACCATCATGCTCAAAGCCCACCGCGCCATCGAATCGATCACCCTGGACCGCGAAGTGGCCCACCTGAAAGATGACCTGATGCCGCGCTACGCGTCGATGATCTACAACGGCTACTGGTGGGCGCCCGAGCGCGTCGCCCTGCAAACCCTGATCGACCACACGCAGGAAACCGTGAACGGCTGGGTACGCATCAAGCTGTATAAAGGCAATGTCATCGTCGTCTCGCGCGATTCGAAAACGGATTCGCTGTTCGACATGAACATCGCCACCTTCGACGAAGACGGCGGCGCCTACAACCAGGCCGACGCCGGCGGCTTCATCAAACTGAACGCCTTGCGCATGCGCATCGCCGCCATCGCCCGCGAAAAACGCGGCCAGAAATAATTGCTTACCGGGCGGCACCGCCTCCCGCGCCAAGCGAAAGCCGCCCACGGGCGGCTTTTTTACGTCTGAAACGCACTCGGCCGCGATTTACGGCCCTGCAACTCCCGTATCCCCCCCCCGTTTTGCTGTCCCCGTGGCAAAATGCTACAGTGCAATTTAGTCGAAACTTCCCGCTTCCGGAGCCCCCATGTTCAAAGACCTGAGTATCAAGAATAAACTGTACCTGGGCTTCGGCTCCATCGTGGCCATCATCCTGATCCTGCTGGGCGTCGCCTACAACAGCTTTTCGCGCCTGTCGGAAGCAAATGCATGGGACCGCCACACGATGGACGTGCTGGTCGAGATCGACAAGATCCACAATTCCATCCTGCAAATCCAGGTGGAAGTGCGCGGTTTCATCCTGACCGGCAATGAAGCCTCACTGACGCCGGAAACGGACGAGACGGCAGTGCTGAACCAGCACACGCAAAAAGCCATCGCCATGACGGTCGACAACAAGCAGCAGTCGGAACGCTTCCGCAAGATCGACCAGCTGACCACGACCTGGGTCAAGGACTGGATCAATCCGCTGATCGAAAAACGCCGCGCGCTGGGCAATGGCCCGGGTGCCACGGAAGCGGTGGCGCGCAGCATGCCGCCGACCGGCTACCCGGCCGTTGCGCAAGCCAACAAGCTGCTCGACGAAGTGGCGGCCGAAGAGTCCCGTTTGCTGGCCGAACGCACGGCCACCACCGCCAGGCTGCAGGAAACCATGCTGCTGACCCTGGCGCTGGGCGGCCTGCTGTGCGTCGTGCTGGCGCTGGGCATTTCCTATCTGCTGGGCCGTTCCATCCTCGGTCCGCTGAACAACCTGACGGATGCCGTCGGGCGCATCGCCGCCGGCGAACAGAACGCGCGCGCCGCCATCCTCTCGCGCGACGAGCTGGGCAAGGTGACGGAAGAATTCAACCGCATGGCGCAAACCATCCAGGACAACCAGGCCAATGAACTGGCCGCGACCAACAGCTTGCGGGCCAAGGTCGATTCGCTGCTGGAAGTGGTCTCAAAAGCTGCCTCGGGCGACCTGACGGGCAAGGTCAGCATCACGGGCAGCGACGCCATCGGTCAGCTGGGCAACGGCCTGGCGAAGATGTTCGAAAACCTGCGCAGCCTGCTCAACAATGTGCAAAAGGCCGGCATCCAGGTGACGACGTCGGCCACGGAAATCGCCGCCTCGGCACGCCAGCAGGAAGCGACCGGCATCGAGCAGGCGCAAACCAGCGTGGAAATTCTCAGCACCACCAAGGAAATCTCGGCCAATACGAGCCAGTTACTCAAAACCATGGAAGACGCCACGGCCGTGGCCGACTACACGACGAATGCCACGGCCGAAGCGCAAAACAACCTCAAGCGCATGGATTCGACCATGCAGCACATGGTCTCGGCCACCGATTCCATCAACGCCAAGCTGGCCGCCCTGTCGGAAAAGGCCAGCAATATCAATAGCGTCCTGATCACCATCACGAAGGTGGCCGACCAGACCAACATCCTCTCGCTGAACGCCGCCATCGAGGCGGAAAAAGCGGGCGAAGCGGGCCGCGGCTTCTCCGTGGTGGCCACGGAAATTCGCCGCCTGGCCGACCAGACCTCTGTTTCCACCTGGGATATCGAGCAAATGCTCAAGGAAATGCAGTCGGCCGTATCGGCCAGCGTGATGGGCATGGATAAATTCTCTGAGGAAATTCGACGCAGCGTGGGCGAAGTGCGGCAAGTGGCCGAGCAGCTGTCGTCCGTGATGGACCAGGTGCAGAAACTCACGCCGCAATTCGACGCCGTGCTGCAAGGCATGCAGTCGCAAGCGATAGGCGCGTCGCAGATTTCCGACACCATGATGCAGCTCAACGACGCCACCCAGCAAACGGTGGAATCCTTGAAAGCCACCAGCGAGGCGGTGCACCAGCTGCAATATGCGGCGGGCGACCTGCAGTCGAGCGTCTCGACCTTCGCCGTCACCATCTGATCCCATGAAAGTGCTGCTCTTTCACATCGGACGCGACCGCTATGGCCTGCCCCTGGCCGGCATCGTGCGCGTCTTGCCGCTGCTGGAACTGAAACAGTTGCCGCTCACGCCAGACTATGTGGCCGGCCTGATGGACTTGCACGGCACGCCCGTGCCCGTGATCGACCTGTCGCGCCTGGCCGGGCTGCCGGCCGCCGCCGCGCAGTTCGACACGCGCATCGTCATCGTCGACTACCGCACGCCTGGCGGCGCCACGCATGCGCTGGGCTTGATGACCTCGCAGGTGCGCGGCATCGCCGACATCGACCCGCAAGGGCTTGAAGACAGCGGCGTGGCGACGGCGCCGTTCCTGGGCCAGGTGGCCAGCGACGCCGACGGCATCGTGCAACTGGTCGAACTGGAACACCTGCTGCCGCCCGACGTGCGCGCGCTGCTGTTTCAAGACGCGAGCGCGGCATGACGGCGCAAACCCTGCTGCGCCGCGCGACCGGCCTGTCCGTCTCCAAAGCCGTGGCCGAACGGGCCGTCGGCCAGCGCATGGAGCAGACGGGCTTCAGCGACAGCGAAGCCTACCTGCGGGCGCTCACGCCGGCCGAAATGACCCAATTGATCGAACTGGTGGTGGTGCCCGAATCGTGGCTGTTCCGCGATCCGCAGGCGTTTTACGCCACCGTCGAACTGGTGCAGGAACGCTGGGCACGCGGGCGCGCCACGCGCATCCTCTCGATTCCGTGCGCGGGCGGCGAGGAACCGTATTCGATGGCCATGGCGCTGCGCGACGGCGGCGTGCCGAAACAGGCGTTCAGCATCGATGCGTATGACCTCAGTCCCGGCTGCATCGAACGGGCGCAGGCGGGCGTGTATGGCCGCAACGCCTTCCGCGCGCAGGACGTGGCCTTCCGCGAACGGTATTTCACGCACGTGGCCGATGAAGCCTACCGCCTCATCGAAGCCCTGCGCGAACAGGTGACCTTCAGGCAGGGCAACCTGCTGCAGTTCGATACCGCCACCTACAGCCGCCATTACGACGTCATCTTCTGCCGCAACCTGCTGATTTATTTCGACAAGCCGACCACGCGCGCGGCCATCGCCAATCTGTCCGCCCTGCTGGCCGACGACGGCATGCTGCTGGCCGGCTATGCGGAAGTGCCCTCGTTCTGCCAGAATGGCTTTGCGACGCTGCAGTTCCGCCAGGCCTTCGCGCTGAAAAAGGAAGCCACGCCACCGGCCGCCGTGATCCAGGTGGCCGCTTTGCCGCCGCCGACGCGCGCGCTGCGCAGCGTGCCGCCCGCGCCACGGCCCGCGCCGGCCCGCGTCGCATTTGCTCCGGCGGCGCGTCCGCGCCCCGTACCTGTGCAGGCGCCGCAGCCACCGGCGGATCTGCTGGCCGAGGCACGCCTGCTGGCCGACCGTGGCCAGTTGCGCGAAGCGGGCGAAAAATGCCACGCCCACCTGGCCCGCGTACCCGAAGCGGCGGAAGCGTATTTCATGCTGGGCATGATCAATGAACTGGCCGGCAAGATGGACCTGGCCGACGACTACTGGCGCCGCTGCATCTATTTGCAACCGGACCATTACGAGGCGCTGTGCCACCTGTCCCTGCTGGCAGAACGCAATGGCAACCACACGGCCGCCGCCACCCTGAAGGCGCGCGCGGCGCGCATCTACCAGCGCCGCCAGGCGTCCAACTAAGGGGCACGCATGACCAATCTCATCGCCACCGAGTCCCTCGCCAGCATCGACGACTGCTGGAACCATATCGGCGTGGTCGGCGACCAGAGCTGTCCCAAACTGCCCGCCAACGTCCATTGCCGCAACTGCGACGTGTATGCGGGCGCCGCCCAGCGCAACCTGCAGCGGCCCGTGGATGAACACTACCGGCGCGACTGGGCCAGCCACTTCCGCCAGGTCGATGCGGGCGGCGAAGTGCGCGACAGCTCGGCGCTGGTGTTTCGCATCGGCCGCGAATGGCTGGCGCTGCCCACGCGCGTGTTCGACGCCGTGGCGCCGCAAGCGAAGCCGCACGTGCTGCCGCACCGCAGCGGGCGCGGCCTGTCTGGCATCGTCAATATCGGCGGCAAGCTGTATCCGTGCATGTCGCTGGCCAGTTTGCTGGGCATCGACGAACAGGGTGCGCCCGCGGCCCGCGGCCGCCACACGTTTGCGCGCCTGCTGCTGATGCGCTGGGAAGAGCAAGCCTATGCCCTGCCCGTGGCCGACCTGCACGGCATCGTGCGCTACGCGTCGGGCAGCGTGCAAACGCCTGCGGCCACCATCAACAAGGGCCTGTCGCGCTTCCTGTCTTGTGTCATCACCGAGGGCGACATGCGCATCGGCTGCCTCGACACGGCGCTGATCGGCTTTCAACTTGCGAGACTATTACGATGAGCCAGGACCAGTACGGCGACCTGAGTGCCTTTTCCATGCTGGACCTGTTCCGCATGGAGGCGGACAGCCAGACCCAGATTCTCACCGATGGCTTGCTGGCCATGGAGCGCCATGCGGGCGACGCGGCCGCCGTCGAATCGATGATGCGCGCGGCGCACTCGATCAAGGGCGCCGCCGCCATCGTCGGCCTGCAAGTGGTGGTGCAACTGGCGCACGGCATGGAAGACAGCTTTGTCGCCGCCCAGCATGGCCGCTTGAAACTCACGCCGGAGCGGGTCGACGTGCTGCTGTCGGGCGTCGACCTGATCGTGCAACTGTCACGCCTGGACGATGCGGGCGCCGAAGCGTGGCTGGCCGCCAACGCGACGCAGATCAACCAGACCCTGAACGCCATCGCCGGCATCGCCGAGTTGCCGGAGCTGCCAGCCCTGCCCTCGGCGCCCGCGCCAGCTCCCTTGCCGCCGGAAGCGGCCGAACCACAGGCCCCCGTGGCCAGCGGCCTGGCGGGAGAGGAAGCGGAAACGGCCGCCCCGGCGCCGCGTACCGGTGCCGCGCCAGCCAAGACCCAGGCGCAGAACTTCGACAAACTGCTGTCGCTGGCCAGCGAATCGCGCATCAATGCGCACCAGATGCACCCGTTCATCGGCGCGCTGCAGCGCTTCAAGCGCAACCAGAGCAGTCTGTTTTCCGCCATCGAACACCTGCATGAGGCCATTGCCCGCTCGGGCGATCCGGGCCTGATGGAAAGGTCCCTGCTGGCGCTGCACAAGACGCAGCCGCTGAAGCAGTTCATGCTCGAGCACATCGCCGACATCGAAACCTATGAGCGGCGCCTGCTGGCCGTCTCGCAGGGCATGGTCGACGAAGTGCTGGCCCTGCGCATGCGTCCTTTCCGCGACGGCATCCATGCTTTTCCCCGCATGGTGCGCGACCTGGCGCGCAGCCTGGGCAAGGAAGTGCAGCTGGAGATCGACGGCGAAGACACGCTGGTCGACCGCGACATCCTGGCGAAGATCGAAAGCCCGCTGAACCACATGCTGAGGAATGCCATCGACCATGGCATGGAAGGCCCGTACGAGCGCATCGACGCGGGCAAGGAAGCAATGGGCACGATACGCATGGAAGCGCGCCACCGCGCCGGCATGCTGAGCATCGAGATCAGCGACGACGGGCGCGGCGTCGACCTGGAAAAAATCCGCCAGTCCGTCATCGAGCGCAAGATGGCCAGCCCCGCCATGGCCGCCGCGCTGTCGCCGGGCGAGCTACTGGAATTCCTGTTCCTGCCCGCCTTCAGCCTGAAAGCGACGGCCAACCAGTTGTCCGGACGCGGCGTGGGCCTCGATATCGTGCACGAGACGATACGCCAGCAAAACGGCACGGTGCGCCTGGAATCGGAGCCGGGGCGGGGCTTCCGCGCCCTGATTACCCTGCCGCTGACGCAGTCGATCGTGCGCGCGCTGGTGATCGACATCCAGGGCGAGGCCTACGCCATCCCCATCGTCAAGGTGGAAAGCGTGGTGCGCGTGCCGCAAGCGGCCATCCATACCCTGGAAAACAAGCAATTCTTTGAACTCAAGGGCGAGCATCTGGGCCTTGTGTCGGCGGCGCAGGTGCTGGAGCTGGGCGAAACGCCCGGCAGCGCCGACGATTTGCCGGTGGTGGTGATCGGGCGCGGCAAGCAGAGCTATGCGCTGGTGGTCGACGCCATCCGCGGCGAGCAAAGCCTGGCGGTGCAGGCCATCGATCCGATCTTCGGCAAGATGCGCGACATTTCCGCCGCCGCCCTGCTCGACGACGGCGAGCCGGTGCTGATCCTCGACGTGCCCGATTTGTTGCTGTCGATCGACAAACTGCTGCACGAGGGCGGCCTGCACCAGCTGGCGCAGGCGGGCCACGCGCAGCAGCGCCGCGCCAAGCGCATCCTCGTCGTCGACGATTCGCTGACGGTGCGCGAGATGGAGCGCAAGTTGCTGCTGGCGCGCGGCTTCGAGGTCGACGTGGCCATCGACGGCATCGACGGCTGGAACGTGGTGCGCAGCGGCGAGTACGACCTGGTGATCACCGACGTCGACATGCCGCGCATGGATGGCATCGAGCTGGTCTCGCTGATCAAGAAGGACCTGCACCTGCACAAGCTGCCGGTGATGATCGTCTCGTACAAGGACCGCCCGGAAGACCGCGCGCGCGGCCTGTCCGCCGGCGCCGATTATTATCTGACCAAAGGCAGCTTCCACGACGAGACCTTGCTCGACGCGGTGGCCGACCTGATAGGAGATGCCAGCTTATGAGTCGTACTTCATGAAAATTGCCATTGTTAACGATGTCGCCATGGCCGCCGAGGCCCTGCGCCGAGTGGTCGCCAGCACGCAGGAGCACCAGGTGCTGTGGATCGCCCGCACGGGACTGGAGGCAGTGCGCATGTGCGAGGGCAACCGTCCCGACCTGATCCTGATGGACCTGAACATGCCGGAGATGGATGGCGTGGAAGCGACGCGCCTGATCATGGAGCAAAGCCCGTGCGCCATCCTGGTGGTCACGGGGCGCCCGCAGGACAATGTCAATCAGGTGTTCCGCGCGCTGGGCGCCGGCGCGCTCGACGTCACGGCCACGCCCGTGCTGCAAGGGGAAGTGGGCGGCGACAGCGAACTGCTGGCCAAGATCAAGACCATCGGCAAGCTGATACGCCACAGCGCCGAAGCGCCGCCGCCGCGCCAGGCAAACGGCAATGGCGGCGAACGGGGCGACGGCCAGGTGTCGACCCTGCTGGCCATCGGCGCCTCGACGGGCGGGCCGTCAGCGGTGGCCAAGGTGCTGTCCGGCTGGACGGCGCCGCCCGGCTGCGCCATCGTGGTGGTGCAACATATCGATGAAACCTTTGCCTCGCACTTCGCCAAATGGCTGGACGATCAATTGGACATGCCGGTGCGCGTGATCGCCGAGGGCGACGAACTGGTGGCCGGCAGCGTGCTGGTCGCCAGGACCAATGATCACTTGCTGCTAGATCAAAATTATCGTTTGGGTTACGATGCGGCACCACGCGACTATGTTTACCGTCCTTCCGTCGATGTCTTCTTTCATTGCGTGGCACAGCACTGGCGCGGCGACGCCATCGGCGTGTTGCTCACAGGCATGGGCCGCGATGGCGGCGACGGCTTGCTGGCCATGCGCCGCGCGGGCAAGACGACGATAGCGCAAGACCAGGCCAGCAGTGCCGTGTATGGCATGCCGCGCGCCGCGGCCGAACTCGATGCAGCGCAACAAATCCTGCCATTGGATAGAATAGGCGCCAGCCTGCGCAACCGCCTGGGCGCAAAACTCAACAATGGGTGGGAGCCCTCCCCTAACATCTGAAAAGAATGCAATGCCAGAATTTTCCTCCAGTTTCACCCTGCATGAGCCCGCATTGACCGAATTCAAGGTCAGCGTGCTGCTGGTGGACGACCAGTTGATCATTGCTGAGGCAATCCGGCGCATGCTGAGCGACCAGCAGGATATCGAGTTTCATTACGTGACCGACGCCACGCAGGCGCTGGACACGGCGCTGCGCTTGCAACCGACCGTCATCCTGCAAGACCTGGTGCTGCCGGGCATCGACGGCTTCGCGCTGATCCAGCTGTACCGCGAACACGCGGCGCTCGCGCATGTGCCAGTGATCGTGCTGTCGGCCAAGGATGACCCGAAACTGAAGGCCCACAGCTTTGCCGTCGGCGCCAATGATTACGTGGTGAAACTGCCGGACCGCCTGGAATTGCTGGCACGCATACGCTACCATTCCAACGCGCACATCAGCCGCCTGCAGCGCGACCAGGCATTTCGCTTCCTGCGCGAAAGCCAAAAAAACCTGGCCGATGCGAATATTGAATTACAAAAACTCGCCGCCCTCGATGGCTTGACAGGCATCGCCAACCGCCGCCGCTTCGATGAAACCCTGCAATTCGAATGGCAGCGGGGCCAGCGCGACAAGTCGCCGCTGAGCCTGCTTTTCTGCGATATCGACCATTTTAAAAGCTATAACGATCACTTTGGCCACCTGGCGGGCGATCTGGGCCTGAAAAAAGTGGCCGCCGTGCTGACAGAACATCTGAAACGCCCGGCCGATCTGGCAGCCCGCTATGGGGGCGAGGAATTCGCCCTGATCCTGCCCGAAACGCAGGCCGCAGGGGCCTTGCTGATCGCCGAAGCGTGCCGGCGTCACCTGGAGGGTTTGCAGATCGAGAACCCGGCGACCAGCACGGGCATCGTCACCATCTCGATCGGCGTGGCCACCATCGTGCCGTCTCCGGACTCGACGGTCGAGCAACTGATCAACCGCGCCGACCAGGCCCTGTACGCGGCCAAGCGCGGCGGACGCAACAGCGTGTTGAGCGCCGATGACGTCGAAGACTGATTTTTAACTGAAGGAAAGTGAAGCATGAGCACACAACTGGACAAAGTCAGCGTCGTCAAAAAGTCGAATATCTACTTTGACGGCAAGTGCGTCTCGCACAATGTCATCCTGGCCGACGGCACGAAGAAAAGCGTGGGCGTGATTTTTCCGTCATCGCTGCGCTTCAACACGGGCGCGCCGGAAACGATGGAAATCGTCGGCGGCCTGTGCAAGGTGCGCCTGGCCGACGCGACAGAATGGAACAGCTATGCCGCGGGCACGCAATTCAGTATCCCGGGCAATAGCTATTTTGACATCGAAACAACGGAAACCGTGGATTACGTCTGCCACTTCGGTTGATTAAACAAACACAGGCTCGGGCGACAGGCGCACGCCATATTTCGCCTCGACGTCATCCTGTATCGCTTTCGCCAGCCGGGTAATGTCCGCGCCACGAGCGCCGCCATTATTCACCAGAACCAGCGCCTGCTTGGGATACACTCCCGCGGGCCCCAGGTTTTTTCCCTTCCAGCCACACTGATCGATCAGCCAGCCGGCCGCCAGTTTTTCCGTGCCATCGGGCTGAGCATGGTGGACGAGCGCGGGAAAACGTTCCAGCAAGGCCACACACTGCTCACGTGACACCACGGGGTTCTTGAAGAAGCTGCCCGCATTGCCGATCACGGCCGGGTCGGGCAATTTACGCCGGCGTATCGCCATCACCGTTTCAGCCACCTGTTGCGGCGTCGGTTCGGCAAGATTGCGCTCGGCCACGGCCTGCGCCAGTTCCGCATAACGCAAATTCGGCTGCCACTGGGCCGGCAAGGCAAACGTCACTTCCAGCACGATCAGCTCGCGCCCGTCTGCCTGCTTGAAAATGCTGTCGCGGTAAGCGAAATGGCATGCGTCGCGGTCCATGTCGAAGACGATGCCGCTGGCGCTGTGCATGACGCTCACGCTATGCAGATAATCCTTGATTTCAACGCCATACGCACCAATATTCTGGATAGGGGCCGCGCCCACCGTACCGGGGATCAGCGACAGGTTTTCCAGCCCGCCCACGCCTTGTGCCAGGGTCCACTGCACGAAGTCGTGCCAGTTTTCACCGGCGGCGGCCGTGACGAGGATGGTCTCGAAGTCCGCCTGCGCCAGGCGCATGCCGCGCGTGGCCATGTGCAGCACGACGCCGGGAAAGTCGCCCGTCAGGACAATGTTGCTGCCGCCGCCCAGTATCAAACGCGGCATGGCGGACAAGGCGGGATCTTGCAACGCGGCCTGCAATTCGGCTTGCGAAGTGATGCGTACGTAGGCGGCCGCGTTGGCCGTGATGCCGAAGGTATTCAGGCGCTGGAGGGAGTAATTGTGTTCGATGGTGAGCTCTGCAGACAAGGGATAGCGATTATTTTGCTCGATTATAGAGTGAAACCGACAAAAAACCAGCGCAAGACAAGGGCAGGCCGTCCGTTGTCCGTTAAAATGTCGCATCTTTAACGAGGCTGTGCCATTTTGCAAAGAATGCGCGCGCCCGGCGCGCTACGAGCGCGTTCGCTCTAACACGAAAGGAACAGACCATGCCGTCATTTGATGTAGTCTCCGAAGCTGATATGATCGAAGTCAAGAATGCCGTCGAGCAATCCAACAAGGAAATCACGACGCGCTTCGACTTCAAGGGCAGCGACGCCCGCGTCGAACACAAGGAAAACGAATTGACCGCGTTTGCGGATTCGGAATTCCAGCTCAGCCAGGTGCGCGACGTACTGACGAACAAATTAACCAAGCGCAAGGTCGATGTACGCTTCCTCGACGAAGGTGACATCAAGAAAATCGGCGGCGACAAGGTCAAGCAGATCATCAAGATCAAGAATGGCATCGAGTCGGATGATGCCAAGAAAATCGTGCGTGTCATCAAGGACAGCAAGATGAAGGTACAAGCGAGCATCCAGGGCGAAGCCGTGCGCGTCACGGGCGCCAAGCGCGATGACCTGCAGGCGGCCATGACCATGCTGCGCAAGGACGTGCCCGACATGCCGCTGGAATTTAACAATTTCCGCGATTAATTTCGATGAAGCGCGCGATCCGGCACGCGCTTGCACCGGCATGGTGGCAAGCTGCCCGGAGAGCCTGCCTGCCCGCTTGGGGTAGAATTGAAGCTGCGCACAGCTACATGCGCCCGCGCGCCTGACCGGCGGCGGGCTTGACCGTACATCTGGCTCAGTGATAACCACGGTAGTCTAAGGATAGCAATGAAACGTGTTGATGATTTCCGCCTGCGATTTGGCAAAAAAGAATATGTGCCCATCATGATAGGCGGAATGGGTGTGGATATTTCCACGTCGGAGCTGGCCCTGGAAGCGGCCCGGCTGAACGGTATCGGCCATATCTCCGATGCCATGGTGGAAGATGTGTCGGATCGTCGTTTCGACACCACCTTCGTCAAAGACAAGACGAAACTGTACAAATTCAACATCAACAACAGCGACAAGGCCGTGGTGCAGTTCGACCTGGGCCGTCTGGCGGAAGCGCAGCGTCTGCATATCGGCCGCACCATGGAAGCGAAAAAGGGCGATGGCCTGATCTTCGTCAACTGCATGGAAAAGCTGACCATGAATGGCCCCCGCGAGACTTTGCGCGTGCGCCTGAATGCGGCGCTGGACGCGGGCATCGACGGCATCACCCTGTCGGCCGGCCTGCACTTCGGCTCGTTTGCACTGATCGCCGACCATCCGCGTTTCCGCGATGCCAAGCTGGGCATCATCGTCTCGTCCGTGCGCGCCTTGCAGATTTTCCTGCGCAAGAACGCCAAGCTGGACCGCCTGCCCGACTTCATCATCGTCGAAGGCCCGCTGGCCGGCGGCCACCTGGGTTTCGGCATGG of Janthinobacterium sp. PAMC25594 contains these proteins:
- a CDS encoding diguanylate cyclase, with the translated sequence MPEFSSSFTLHEPALTEFKVSVLLVDDQLIIAEAIRRMLSDQQDIEFHYVTDATQALDTALRLQPTVILQDLVLPGIDGFALIQLYREHAALAHVPVIVLSAKDDPKLKAHSFAVGANDYVVKLPDRLELLARIRYHSNAHISRLQRDQAFRFLRESQKNLADANIELQKLAALDGLTGIANRRRFDETLQFEWQRGQRDKSPLSLLFCDIDHFKSYNDHFGHLAGDLGLKKVAAVLTEHLKRPADLAARYGGEEFALILPETQAAGALLIAEACRRHLEGLQIENPATSTGIVTISIGVATIVPSPDSTVEQLINRADQALYAAKRGGRNSVLSADDVED
- the cheB gene encoding chemotaxis-specific protein-glutamate methyltransferase CheB produces the protein MKIAIVNDVAMAAEALRRVVASTQEHQVLWIARTGLEAVRMCEGNRPDLILMDLNMPEMDGVEATRLIMEQSPCAILVVTGRPQDNVNQVFRALGAGALDVTATPVLQGEVGGDSELLAKIKTIGKLIRHSAEAPPPRQANGNGGERGDGQVSTLLAIGASTGGPSAVAKVLSGWTAPPGCAIVVVQHIDETFASHFAKWLDDQLDMPVRVIAEGDELVAGSVLVARTNDHLLLDQNYRLGYDAAPRDYVYRPSVDVFFHCVAQHWRGDAIGVLLTGMGRDGGDGLLAMRRAGKTTIAQDQASSAVYGMPRAAAELDAAQQILPLDRIGASLRNRLGAKLNNGWEPSPNI
- a CDS encoding chemotaxis protein CheW, with the protein product MTNLIATESLASIDDCWNHIGVVGDQSCPKLPANVHCRNCDVYAGAAQRNLQRPVDEHYRRDWASHFRQVDAGGEVRDSSALVFRIGREWLALPTRVFDAVAPQAKPHVLPHRSGRGLSGIVNIGGKLYPCMSLASLLGIDEQGAPAARGRHTFARLLLMRWEEQAYALPVADLHGIVRYASGSVQTPAATINKGLSRFLSCVITEGDMRIGCLDTALIGFQLARLLR
- a CDS encoding hybrid sensor histidine kinase/response regulator, whose protein sequence is MSQDQYGDLSAFSMLDLFRMEADSQTQILTDGLLAMERHAGDAAAVESMMRAAHSIKGAAAIVGLQVVVQLAHGMEDSFVAAQHGRLKLTPERVDVLLSGVDLIVQLSRLDDAGAEAWLAANATQINQTLNAIAGIAELPELPALPSAPAPAPLPPEAAEPQAPVASGLAGEEAETAAPAPRTGAAPAKTQAQNFDKLLSLASESRINAHQMHPFIGALQRFKRNQSSLFSAIEHLHEAIARSGDPGLMERSLLALHKTQPLKQFMLEHIADIETYERRLLAVSQGMVDEVLALRMRPFRDGIHAFPRMVRDLARSLGKEVQLEIDGEDTLVDRDILAKIESPLNHMLRNAIDHGMEGPYERIDAGKEAMGTIRMEARHRAGMLSIEISDDGRGVDLEKIRQSVIERKMASPAMAAALSPGELLEFLFLPAFSLKATANQLSGRGVGLDIVHETIRQQNGTVRLESEPGRGFRALITLPLTQSIVRALVIDIQGEAYAIPIVKVESVVRVPQAAIHTLENKQFFELKGEHLGLVSAAQVLELGETPGSADDLPVVVIGRGKQSYALVVDAIRGEQSLAVQAIDPIFGKMRDISAAALLDDGEPVLILDVPDLLLSIDKLLHEGGLHQLAQAGHAQQRRAKRILVVDDSLTVREMERKLLLARGFEVDVAIDGIDGWNVVRSGEYDLVITDVDMPRMDGIELVSLIKKDLHLHKLPVMIVSYKDRPEDRARGLSAGADYYLTKGSFHDETLLDAVADLIGDASL
- a CDS encoding pyrimidine/purine nucleoside phosphorylase, whose protein sequence is MSTQLDKVSVVKKSNIYFDGKCVSHNVILADGTKKSVGVIFPSSLRFNTGAPETMEIVGGLCKVRLADATEWNSYAAGTQFSIPGNSYFDIETTETVDYVCHFG